One window of the Streptomyces sp. ITFR-21 genome contains the following:
- a CDS encoding GntR family transcriptional regulator yields the protein MNTVAAPKPPPAAERVYSHVKSAVLDRSYEGGTLLTEGDLAEAVGVSRTPVREALLRLEAEGLLKLYPKKGALVLPVSAQEIADVVETRLLVEQHAVAKLVGAVPERLIASLEESLAEQRGHAETGDLAAFAAADRGFHAEIVRAGGNRILAHLYDQLRDRQLRMGVATMHAEPSRVAKNIAEHTEILEALRDGAADTAAAVVDRHVSWVNTLARGQS from the coding sequence ATGAACACGGTTGCCGCGCCCAAGCCCCCGCCCGCCGCCGAGCGGGTCTACTCCCACGTCAAGTCCGCCGTGCTGGACCGCAGCTACGAAGGCGGCACGCTCCTCACCGAAGGGGATCTCGCCGAGGCCGTCGGGGTGTCCAGAACCCCGGTACGGGAGGCCCTGCTGCGGCTGGAGGCCGAAGGGCTGCTCAAGCTGTACCCCAAGAAGGGCGCCCTGGTGCTGCCCGTCTCGGCGCAGGAGATCGCCGACGTGGTGGAGACCCGCCTGCTGGTGGAGCAGCACGCGGTGGCCAAGCTGGTCGGCGCGGTGCCGGAGCGGCTGATCGCCAGCCTGGAGGAGTCGCTGGCCGAGCAGCGCGGGCACGCCGAGACCGGTGACCTGGCGGCGTTCGCCGCCGCCGACCGCGGCTTCCACGCCGAGATCGTGCGCGCCGGCGGGAACCGCATCCTCGCCCACCTCTACGACCAGCTGCGCGACCGGCAGCTGCGGATGGGTGTGGCCACGATGCACGCCGAGCCGAGCCGGGTCGCCAAGAACATCGCCGAGCACACCGAGATCCTGGAGGCGCTGCGCGACGGCGCCGCGGACACCGCCGCCGCGGTCGTCGACCGGCACGTGTCCTGGGTGAACACCCTCGCCCGGGGCCAGTCGTGA